A window of Fragaria vesca subsp. vesca linkage group LG7, FraVesHawaii_1.0, whole genome shotgun sequence contains these coding sequences:
- the LOC101306379 gene encoding glycerol-3-phosphate dehydrogenase [NAD(+)] 2, chloroplastic-like, with amino-acid sequence MAALLEPPPPFLNPLLPPSSNPTRLLLPHNLKFKRLNLYNNPTLHSQTTTCFAATPQPEPEFPDPTSEPTRDRRRAVRLAWEKIVRWSRSLRSKTKTDILERTNKVVVLGGGSFATAMAAHVANRKDELEVNMLVRDAQVCRSINHNHFNSKYFPEHKLPENVIATTDAKAALLNADYCLHAVPVQFSALFLEGIAEYVYPELPFISVSKGLELNTLRTMSQIIPQALKNPRQPFIALSGPSFALELMNRLPTAMVVASKDKKLANAVQQLLASSYLRISTSSDVTGVEVTGALKNVLAIAAGIVDGMNLGNNSKAALVSQGCSEIRWLATKMGAKPTTITGLSGIGDIMLTCFVNLSRNRTVGVRLGSGERLDDILSSMNQVAEGVSTAGAVIALAQKYNVKMPVLTAVARIIDNELTPKKAVFELMSLPQVEEV; translated from the exons ATGGCGGCGCTGCTAGAGCCACCGCCACCATTTCTAAACCCACTCCTTCCTCCGAGCTCAAACCCCACTCGCCTTCTTCTTCCCCACAATCTCAAATTCAAAAGACTCAACCTTTATAACAACCCCACCCTTCATTCCCAGACCACCACTTGCTTCGCTGCCACTCCCCAACCCGAACCCGAATTCCCCGACCCCACTTCGGAACCGACCCGCGACCGCCGCCGCGCCGTCCGGCTTGCCTGGGAGAAGATTGTCCGGTGGTCCCGGTCGTTACGCTCCAAGACCAAGACAGACATTCTTGAACGGACTAACAAG GTGGTGGTGCTCGGAGGTGGGTCTTTCGCGACGGCAATGGCGGCGCACGTGGCGAATAGGAAGGATGAGCTGGAAGTTAACATGCTGGTGCGTGATGCTCAAGTTTGTCGGTCTATTAATCATAACCATTTTAATAG TAAGTACTTCCCGGAACACAAGCTACCGGAGAATGTGATTGCAACCACTGATGCCAAGGCTGCTCTGCTAAATGCTGACTATTGCCTTCATGCAGTGCCTGTGCAG TTCAGTGCCTTGTTTCTTGAGGGAATTGCAGAGTATGTATATCCAGAGTTGCCATTCATATCTGTTAGCAAGGGTTTAGAGCTCAATACGTTGAGGACAATGTCTCAGATCATCCCCCAAGCATTGAAGAATCCTCGTCAGCCTTTCATCGCGTTATCAGGGCCTTCTTTTGCTCTGGAGCTGATGAACAGGTTACCAACAG CAATGGTGGTAGCGTCTAAAGACAAAAAATTGGCAAATGCAGTTCAGCAGTTACTAGCTTCTAGCTATCTAAGAATCAGCACTTCAAG TGATGTCACAGGGGTAGAAGTTACAGGTGCTCTCAAGAATGTGCTCGCAATAGCCGCAGGTATTGTGGATGGGATGAATCTTGGTAATAATTCCAAGGCAGCTCTTGTTTCACAAGGATGCTCAGAGATAAGATGGCTGGCAACTAAG ATGGGTGCAAAGCCGACAACAATCACTGGTCTATCAGGAATTGGAGACATTATGCTTACATGCTTTGTAAATCTTTCAAGAAACAGAACAGTTGGGGTTCGTCTTGGATCAGGGGAGAGACTTGATGACATACTTAGTTCCATGAATCAG GTGGCAGAAGGTGTATCAACAGCAGGAGCAGTGATAGCTCTAGCGCAAAAATATAACGTGAAGATGCCAGTTTTGACCGCAGTAGCTCGGATTATTGACAATGAACTGACCCCCAAGAAAGCTGTTTTTGAGCTGATGAGCCTCCCTCAG GTTGAAGAAGTCTGA